In Vicia villosa cultivar HV-30 ecotype Madison, WI unplaced genomic scaffold, Vvil1.0 ctg.002973F_1_1, whole genome shotgun sequence, the DNA window AGACTAAACTCAAAACCGGTTTGCCGTCGGCGCCACCATGAGGAGGCAATTAATTTGCTTGTGGGATTATGAAAACATCAACCCTCCCGGTAAATATAAGGTAAGTGATTTAGAAGAcatttttaaatcaaatcttCGTCGGATAGGTTTTAATGGGGAATCGAAGTTTCAAATTTATGGGAACATGGATAAAGTTTGCGGTAAAACAAGACTGAAGGCTTTTAACCTCAGAAATTTTTTTGAAGTTGTCGAGGTTGGTGAAACATCCAAGGAAGCCGCTGATTTTAAACTCATCACAGGGATGATGGAGTTTGCCATGACAAACCCGCCCCCTGCGGATGTCATGTTAGTGAGCGGTGATCAAGACTGACTTCTGTAACGCCCTCCACCATCTTCGGGTATATAGGTATCATGTATTACTTGTTCACCCCACCCACGGGGTTCATCAATCCATAGTGCATTCGGCAGATAATGTGTGGTGATTTAAAGAGTTTTTGGTCAAACGAGATCCATACGAACCGAAATTTTTTGTGGAGGGAATAGATACTATATTTTTAAAGATAGTAAACCATTCCGCCGCTGTTGCAACCCATCCATTCAGCCGCTGTTGCAACCCATCCATCGCGGTATTGTGGCAAATGGTCAAAAATAAGATTCCATGCAAGGTTGAAATCTATCGCATATCAAAATCCATCCATTCGGCTCTTGCTAAGGAAAGTATTTTTGGATCTCTGGAGTTTTTGTGTCATGGGGATACTGTGAAGTTGAGACACACCACCTCTCGGAAGAAGGTGACAACAAGGGCACTTGATTTGTTTGATTATTCAGGTAGTTTgtcactaatttaattaattttttaatcttttttatattgatttcttttaatttgacttttaatttgacttttaatttgaatttagggAAGGGTAAAGATGCTAATAAAGCAGCTTTGGTCAACTTAATGATGTGGGGTATTAAACACCCCCCACCATCAACTGTTTTAATAATTTCACAAGACCGACACATGGCTTATGTTATGGATAGATTGAGTACAACAATGAAATTCAATGTAGTATTTGCTTGTGAAGACCCTCTCGATGCTTCCACTGAAGATTTAGCCCATGCACCTTCCAATGTATGGATTTTAAAAGATTTACTATTGGGGAACTCTCCAATAAAAAAGAAGCTAAAGCGAAAAAGGTATCTATGCACTTTGttgtttgcttcttttttttattctctttatgcataatttatgatgattatgaATAGGGTGTTCATGGTTGGTTATAACCATTTAAATAGTTTTCAATCAAaacctgtgagatattggatcgaactctagtatggtcgaagggtagtttcttggttcgacaggattaagcatgaagtcgaaggttgttcacatgcttgtgtcgaagatgctagggttgttatcatgttaaattaggtttagtgtttaaaccctaatttgttaagttagcttgtttattaagttggcttgtgtaatgggccttgctgaaaaagcccattagttagtatgttaggttttatcataaataacatactagtctctcatcattgtaagtagcaaatcctaatttagggtgatagagattatttgttattcttgtaaacttgtaatcttgttttaagagaaagtaaaagaatagcagttataaccaattattgtgttcctcttcttccttgtcctttattcttccttggtttatactttgttcttgacatcgtttttcacaacaaattggtgcggtgagcatggagaagatgccgtcaacaaagtatgagattgaaaagttcaccggagtgaatgatttcggtctgtggcgcttgaagatgaaagccctactggttcagcagggttgtttggaagcgttgaagggag includes these proteins:
- the LOC131640156 gene encoding uncharacterized protein LOC131640156 — its product is MVKNKIPCKVEIYRISKSIHSALAKESIFGSLEFLCHGDTVKLRHTTSRKKVTTRALDLFDYSGKGKDANKAALVNLMMWGIKHPPPSTVLIISQDRHMAYVMDRLSTTMKFNVVFACEDPLDASTEDLAHAPSNTKLKTGLPPAPP